In Thermodesulfovibrionales bacterium, the sequence TTTCTTTCTCCATATATTGCCTCTGACGGACAGACCTTCTTGCACAGTCCACAGCCTTTACAGATTTCTTCGATAATAGAGAATGTGATAAGGGCTGTACAGACACCGGCAGGACATTTTTTATCCTTTATATGAGTAATATATTCATCTCTGAAGTGATTAAAGCTTGTTATAAAAGGATTTGGAGCTGTCTTTCCCAGTCCGCAGAGTGAGGTTGTGCTTAATAATCTGCTCAGTCTTAACAGTGTTTCAAGATCTGTTTCCTTCCCCTTTCCTTCAGTTATCCTGTTTAAGAGTTCATACATCCTTTTTGTGCCAATCCTGCATGGTGTACATTTACCACAGGATTCTTTCTGGAGGAAATCAAGAAAGAATTTTGTTATGGAAACAATACAATCATCCTCGTCAAAAACTGTGATGCCACCAGAACCAACGATTGTACCAACCTTATGGAGATTTTCATAGGTTAATCCCATATCAAGCATTGAAGCTGGAATCAGTCCTCCTGATGGCCCTCCTATCTGGACAGCCTTAAATTTTCTGTTCCCCTCTATCCCCCCACCGATATCATAAATAATCTCCTTCAATGTCATACCCATGGGGATTTCTATCAAACCGTTGTTCTTAACCTTTCCTGATAGTGTGAAGACCTTTGTTCCCTTACTATCTGGGGTTCCTATTGATGAGAACCATTTAGCACCCTTACCAATTATTAATGGTATATTTGAAAGTGTTTCAGCATTATTTATAACAGTAGGTTTACCCCATAAACCCTTTTCAGCAGGATAGGGTGGTCTGAATCTTGGTGTTGCCCTTTTTCCCTCAATGGATTCAAGAAGTGCGGTTTCTTCACCACATATGAAGGCCTCTGTTCCGAAACTGAATTCTATATCAAAATTAAAATCTGTTCCAAATATATTTTTACCTATAAATCCGTATTCCCTTGCCTGAGCTATTGCTTTCTGTAATCTTTTAACAGCAAGATGGTATCTTTCCCTTATAAATATATATCCTTTCTCCGAACCTATGGCGTATCCACCAATTAAGAGTCCTTCTATGATGGAATGGGGATTTCCTTCAGCTAACGGTCTATTAACTTCACCAACATTGCAGATAATGTATTTAGGATAAGCCTTCTGCTGTCTGCAGATGTCCCATTTTTTACCTGTGGGAAAACCGCTTCCACCCCTTCCCCTCAGGCCTGAGTCTATTATCTTTTTTATAACCTCTTCTGGTGTTAACCTTGTTATAGCCCTTTTTGCCGATTTATAACCTTTTATGTTTAAGTAATCCTCTATTGATTCAGGGTCTATCTGCCCGCAGGGTTCAAGGACGATTTTTAGCTGTTTATCGTGAAAGGACTGATAATCCTTATTAACGGTCCATTCTGATACAGTTCTTCCATTGATAATGTGTTCTTCAATTATTCTTTCCACCATATGGGGTGTAACGGACTGGTAGGTTATTTTCTGGTCATCAATAATGATATCCACAAGTACATCTTTTGAACAGAAACCTCTGCATCCCACACCCTTTATCTTGCATGTTTGACCGAGTTCTGCTATAAGGTCGGCTCTGTTAAGGTGCTGCTTAAAAGCCATTAGAACATCCTCTCCTCCAGAGGCCTTACCCGAGGTTCCAAGACATACTCTTATTTCTATGTTTTTTTTATTCATATTCAAATCCTGTAAATTCATCTTCTCTTTTATAACCAGTAATAATCTTTTTTATCTCTTCTCCGTTCATCTTTCCGTAAACCCTGTCATTAACTATAACAACAGGTGCAATGTTACAGGCACCTACACAAGTTGCTTTTTGGACCGTAAAAGTAAGATCAGAAGTTGTATCTTCCCCATCTCCTAGGGAAAGGTTTGTTTTTAGGACATCTAACAAATGATTAGCACCCTTGATGTGACATGCAGCACCGCAACACACTGTGATTATATTT encodes:
- a CDS encoding NAD(P)H-dependent oxidoreductase subunit E, producing the protein MEKILEKLLTEFRKNQYNLIGLLQRIQDIYGYIPKDVVFWFSKKLDIPASKFYGVITFYPKFYLKPKGKNIITVCCGAACHIKGANHLLDVLKTNLSLGDGEDTTSDLTFTVQKATCVGACNIAPVVIVNDRVYGKMNGEEIKKIITGYKREDEFTGFEYE
- a CDS encoding 4Fe-4S binding protein; its protein translation is MNKKNIEIRVCLGTSGKASGGEDVLMAFKQHLNRADLIAELGQTCKIKGVGCRGFCSKDVLVDIIIDDQKITYQSVTPHMVERIIEEHIINGRTVSEWTVNKDYQSFHDKQLKIVLEPCGQIDPESIEDYLNIKGYKSAKRAITRLTPEEVIKKIIDSGLRGRGGSGFPTGKKWDICRQQKAYPKYIICNVGEVNRPLAEGNPHSIIEGLLIGGYAIGSEKGYIFIRERYHLAVKRLQKAIAQAREYGFIGKNIFGTDFNFDIEFSFGTEAFICGEETALLESIEGKRATPRFRPPYPAEKGLWGKPTVINNAETLSNIPLIIGKGAKWFSSIGTPDSKGTKVFTLSGKVKNNGLIEIPMGMTLKEIIYDIGGGIEGNRKFKAVQIGGPSGGLIPASMLDMGLTYENLHKVGTIVGSGGITVFDEDDCIVSITKFFLDFLQKESCGKCTPCRIGTKRMYELLNRITEGKGKETDLETLLRLSRLLSTTSLCGLGKTAPNPFITSFNHFRDEYITHIKDKKCPAGVCTALITFSIIEEICKGCGLCKKVCPSEAIYGERKKPHKIDSPLCIKCGACFKVCKFNAVKRQ